The DNA window CGTACTGAAATCCGACGCCCTCCAGGGGTGCTTGGGCCTTCAGAGGACGACTAAGTTGGCTCTTCAGGTCCTCAATTATCTGTGGGGTAGGGATTGGGATTTTTAAAAGGAGATAttggaaatattatatttatattgtaaTGTTCCTCATATGTTGCGAGTAGCATCTtcataaattgaaattaaatccaCTCAATAATATGTAAGACCAGCATgacgaaattaaaattttagtaTGTTTAGTCAAATATCACAGTGATAAGACTTTAAACAAGCACTCAATAAAAGGTTTCTTTAATTACGCTATTTAAAGGATAAAATGATTAATAAAACACAGCTTTTAATGGGCAATAGCTCACCTCGGGCTTGACGCTGATGTCAAATGGTAGGATGGCCTTGTTCTCTCTGTAGGGTTCCTTTAGCGCTGGACCCCAGTAAGCATTGTTGTCCAGATCGGGCCTCTTTCCTGGCGCCGAGAGGTCTCGATAGTTCTTGTAGCCGACCGCCAACAGGATGGCCAGTCCTCCGACCAGGATCCGCACAGAAACATTCGACATACTTATGAATCTTTATACTTGGGAAACACCCCTCTGTGAACTGCACAGCCGGTCGTGTGCGATCGTCGACCACAAATGATTTTCAAAGACCAAGCAGCCGGCAAACGAAAGCTTTCGCCGGCTTGTGGATCCCAAATGGATCCCGAGGTGGATCCCATCGTCACTGCACTGCAATGCGAGCATGATTTGGCGAAAAATACGCGAATTTCGGGCAGCTTTCGGAAACAAATTGAAGGAGAGCTATTCTAATAATGATCAGCCAGTTTTACTTTGCCAAactaaagaaaaacaattcatggttagaataacaaataatatattgGATTGAACTCAGTTCAAAATATGTACTAGGTACTTGTACCCACAATGTTCGTAATAATGATTTTGAAATTCACTTATCAACACGCGAGAGCTTTGATGTGTTCATGTGCCAATAAACAATCGATCGCTTATATTAAATGAGAACAAGACGGTTTAAATGTCTAACAAATTGCTTTCAATTTGCACCGGGAGGTAGcttagtatatttattttaacattttagaatttttgtcAATATTTCATATGCAGTTGGCTAAGAACCATTGATGAGATTCTaccttagttttatataatctcCGTTTTCCTTTgctcaaaatattaattaaataaataattaagaaataatGTATATACTAGTAGTTGAATGTTAGATTGGATttattttatcataaaaaattccgatacttttctttttaaactCGCTTATTGTTCAATCTTTTAAGAGAGTATCTCAAAAATTGCAGCTTTTTATTTacgattttgtaaatttaactttttggCGCATTGTGCTATGTTTGAGTTTCCACCTGATGCTTACAGTTCGTCTCAGCTTATTGTAGATGTGCAAGTGTAAATTGTTTATAGAACAACCTCcttcaaaaacaaattgagAGTTCGGAACTGATTATTAGCTTGTAGCACTATCAGAaagtgttaaatattttattccacagttaaaacttgtttatttacaatttctaTAAACCaaacattttgtaaaataaacaaatattatataatgaaaataaatactacTTGAGATAAGTAAATGTACCTACGTACATTAAGAAACATAGAAATAACTGGACGTAAATAAAAGGCTGGCTCTCTCTATGAATATTTCTATATTCTTACCCCTGGTGGGGTATAACCTGTGTTATAACAACCATTTCAAGCACATCAAGTATTTTGACCTCTAGTTAGCTTACGAATATAAAAGCTACCTCATTTGCTGCTACGAGTCCAAGACCAAAGTTTAAAGATCGTTTGCTAGTAATAGAAAAaccttttatttattcgtctcGCCATGCAGGCCAATCTTCGCGGCGAAGGCGGTGAAGTCATTGAACAACATGGCCGGCATCTCCAGGGCGGCGAAGTGGCTGCCCTGCTGGAAGTACATGGAGTGCTTTAGGTTGGGGAACTTGTCCCTCAGCTGCCAGTCGGTCACCGAGGGCAGGTCGAACCGGAAGCGGGCACAGCCCATGGGCACCGGGGACTGCACTCGGTCCAGCTGCAGATCCCTGTAGGTCTTGGACACGTTCTCCAGATAGAAACGAGCCGCCGTGGTGGCCGAGTTGGTCAGGTAGTAGACCATCAGGTTGTCCAGCACTGCCTCCAGACCGAAGACCGTCACTATGGCCCCGAAGTCCTGCTGCAGGCCGGGATTCGTGCAGGTCTGGAACTTCTCCAGGATGTAGGAGGCCAAGCCCACGGGACTAGAGGTCAGAGCCGCCCCGATCGTATCCGGCTTGGTGGCCTGGATGTGGAAGTAGCCGCTCTCCTGAAGCAGCTCCAGCCATTTGTCCCACACGGGGAAGTGGTGATCCACAAAGAACCTGGAGGGCAGGTACTTCTCCGGGTAGAAGCTGCCCCAGATTCCCTTCAAAATGGCCAGGGGCGAGTGCAGGACGCACATGTTGGAGTGGTAACCGATCACGTTCTCTGGGTAGAGGGTGGCCAGGTTGCTGCCAATGATGCTGCCCCAGTCTCCACCTTGGACAAAGAACTTCTTGTGACCCAGACGCAGCATCAAGTTGCGCATCACGGTGGCCATTTCGGCGGCATTGAAGCCGGGACGAGTTGCTGCCTATAATATTAAGGATgttattataaatttctaatgttttaaaatatgaattgtcAATAAATgtctaataaaatattcttttgtaaaagtgtaaaagtgcatgcatatctccatctTACTCGCACTACATTTGGCTGAATAGCTTTAGATTTTGTAGAAAGTGGAATTCACTTACATCAGACCATCCGTATCCCACGAGAGAAGGAGCCACGACCTCGAAAGCGTAGTCCGTGATGTTTTGGTCCTTGGTGAGCATGGGTATGAAATCGAAGAACTCGCGCACCGATCCCGGCCAGCcgtggagcagcagcagggggtACACATGCTTCCTGGCCTTCGCTTCCTCGGAGGCCTTCTCGTGAATGTAGTGGATGTTCAGACTGCAGGGGAACCAAATGTTTGCCATGTTATCCTAAGACTGAAAGCTTTTTCTACCCACCCCTGAATTTCGGTCGTGTACTGCTTGAACGAGTTGAACAGTGCCTGGCGCTCATCCCACTTGGTCAGGTACTTGTCCCGCCAGTAGTCCACAAACTGCTCCAGCGCATAGGTGTTGAATCCGTACTCGAAGGCGATCCCGTCCAGCGGCTCGGTGAGCTTCAGCGTGCGATTGAGTTGCTGCCTCAGGTCATCGATTTCCGCTTGGGGCACCTGCAGCTTGAACTCGTAGATCTTCTCGTCGGGCACATGGTCCTTGCCGTCGCCAGGACCCCAGTAGGTGTTGTCCTTGAACTCGGGCTTGGGCAGGGGCTTGGTCAGGTCCGAGAACACCACGTAGCCGTAGCCGATGAAGGCACCGAACAGGGCCACAATCAGCCCAAACACTATCAGGCACTTCATTCTGGCCACTGCCGCAATTAGCTCTCCCACcggttttgaatttaaatgagTCTCCTCGCACTGCCGCCGGAGATAATGGTTTCCGACTCAGAATCCGAATCCTGAAGAAAGACGACTGCGGTGTTGGAAAGCCGCTTTAGAACTGACTGCCGGCGCATTTCTCATTCCCCAGATTGTCTCGCAAAGCTCTATCGAAATTCGCCGTCGCCGTTATAGTATATGTTcgtataatatttataaattcgtTTAGATAGCGCTCGCTATCGCGCACAGTGGTTCCAAATATGCTCTGTCATTTTGCTCTTTGCTTTACGAGcccattttgttttattatttggcTGTATAAGCATTAAGTTCGAAGGTTAATTTGTCTGGGACTTCTGGTTGTTAAGGGGTCAACATGAAGTCTCTCTGTATGCAGTggatataaatttatttaatttttgtttgggTACTTAGAGCCAAATTAAACTTATTAGTTAATGGTCCGACaactaaaacaaaataaaaaatattttacacttCGGTTAAAACTTTAAATGCTCATAACTTTCTGATAAATGGTTCTatggtattatttttttaacattgttatagaaaagaaaatctgatgaaaacttttcaaaaaatcttCAAACGACAGAGACAGCAACGGTATACAGAGAGAATAACGTAACGGAgatctacaaaataaatgttattgaaCAGGTAAATTCCTCCTTTACTAACCCTTATTATATAATAGGTCTTAATAAATGTGATTCCgctaaactaaaattaaacaaacccATACCTAAAAACTAATTTGACCATTTTAATAAACGGTTACTTATCGGTTTTTCAATGACTCAAGACCAATGTGCGCTTGGGGATAGACTCCCGTACTACGGGGTTACTTACCCACGTATGCACCTTGTCCATTGATTTTAAGAGGGAGATAGGCTGACCCACACACGAGAGCATGAGACAGGTGTGAGGGTGACTTGGGAATAGTCCATGCTGCTTATAGGCAGCCACTATCTTATCGGGGCTCTCTTGgacttatttattgttaagC is part of the Drosophila biarmipes strain raj3 chromosome 2R, RU_DBia_V1.1, whole genome shotgun sequence genome and encodes:
- the LOC108030419 gene encoding juvenile hormone epoxide hydrolase 1; the encoded protein is MKCLIVFGLIVALFGAFIGYGYVVFSDLTKPLPKPEFKDNTYWGPGDGKDHVPDEKIYEFKLQVPQAEIDDLRQQLNRTLKLTEPLDGIAFEYGFNTYALEQFVDYWRDKYLTKWDERQALFNSFKQYTTEIQGLNIHYIHEKASEEAKARKHVYPLLLLHGWPGSVREFFDFIPMLTKDQNITDYAFEVVAPSLVGYGWSDAATRPGFNAAEMATVMRNLMLRLGHKKFFVQGGDWGSIIGSNLATLYPENVIGYHSNMCVLHSPLAILKGIWGSFYPEKYLPSRFFVDHHFPVWDKWLELLQESGYFHIQATKPDTIGAALTSSPVGLASYILEKFQTCTNPGLQQDFGAIVTVFGLEAVLDNLMVYYLTNSATTAARFYLENVSKTYRDLQLDRVQSPVPMGCARFRFDLPSVTDWQLRDKFPNLKHSMYFQQGSHFAALEMPAMLFNDFTAFAAKIGLHGETNK